The uncultured Fusobacterium sp. genome includes a window with the following:
- a CDS encoding iron-containing alcohol dehydrogenase: MKFDFNYYNPTKIYFGKTALNNLENELKNYGETILLVYGKNSIKKNGIYDSVIEILKKANKRVIELPGIKSNPTYKQMMEGAKLVRENNVDLILGVGGGSVIDCSKAISISAYCNGDPWERYWINFEEVDNKIVPVGSILTMAGTGSEMNGGSVITNEDQMLKNGRVFPPEIYPKFSILNPEYTFTVPKYQMISGIFDTLSHLMEQYFSGDDNNTTDYILEGVMEALIDNARVAIKNPEDYEARSNIMWCTTIGLNTITGLSKTQDWEVHMIEHQLGAYTDCAHGIGLAIISIPYYKYIYKYGLDKFVRFAEKIWKVESKGLTKEEIALAGIEKLSDFIKELGIPTTLREIGTTEDMLAKIANSTVILDGGYKKLTSEEILDILKEAY, from the coding sequence ATGAAATTTGATTTTAATTATTACAATCCAACTAAGATTTATTTTGGGAAAACAGCTCTTAATAATTTAGAAAATGAGTTGAAAAATTATGGAGAAACAATTCTTTTAGTTTATGGAAAAAATTCAATTAAAAAAAATGGAATTTATGATAGTGTTATTGAGATTTTAAAAAAAGCTAATAAGAGAGTTATTGAGTTACCAGGAATAAAATCAAATCCAACATACAAGCAAATGATGGAAGGAGCAAAACTTGTTAGAGAAAATAATGTAGATTTAATTTTAGGAGTTGGAGGAGGATCTGTAATAGATTGTTCTAAAGCAATATCCATATCAGCTTATTGTAATGGAGATCCTTGGGAAAGATACTGGATAAATTTTGAAGAGGTTGATAATAAAATAGTTCCAGTAGGAAGTATTTTAACAATGGCAGGTACAGGTTCAGAGATGAATGGTGGTTCTGTAATCACTAATGAGGATCAGATGTTAAAAAATGGAAGAGTTTTTCCACCAGAGATTTATCCTAAATTCTCTATATTAAATCCTGAATATACTTTTACTGTACCTAAATATCAGATGATAAGTGGAATTTTTGATACTTTATCACATTTAATGGAGCAATATTTTTCAGGTGATGATAATAATACTACTGATTATATATTAGAAGGTGTTATGGAAGCTTTGATTGATAATGCTAGAGTCGCAATTAAAAATCCAGAAGATTATGAAGCAAGAAGTAATATTATGTGGTGTACAACTATTGGTTTAAATACAATTACTGGTTTATCTAAAACACAAGACTGGGAAGTACATATGATAGAACACCAACTTGGTGCTTATACTGATTGTGCTCATGGAATAGGATTGGCAATTATTTCAATACCTTATTATAAATATATTTATAAATATGGATTAGATAAGTTTGTAAGATTTGCAGAAAAAATTTGGAAGGTAGAAAGTAAAGGATTAACAAAAGAGGAAATAGCTCTTGCGGGAATTGAAAAACTTTCTGATTTTATAAAAGAACTAGGTATACCTACTACATTAAGAGAGATTGGAACTACTGAGGATATGTTAGCTAAGATTGCTAATTCAACTGTTATTCTTGATGGAGGTTATAAAAAATTAACGTCTGAAGAGATATTGGATATTTTAAAAGAGGCTTATTAA
- a CDS encoding alpha/beta fold hydrolase, translating to MDYKPSFLFKNKHINTCFPTIFRNIEVEYRRERINTPDLDFLDIDWIKNGNNKVIVLCHGLEGSSKSKYIQGMAKYFSERGWDILAMNYRGCSGEINKKIKFYNMGQIEDLEEVLKKTSDYKKVVLAGFSLGGGLILNFLGKNKIIPKNLLCAIAVSSPCDPFGSAQTFLRKENKIYNNYFMKKLKRKIKEKSIIYPGKINIDRVLSSKTIEEFDNFFTAPQYGYRDALDYYEKVSPKKAIPFIKIPTLILMAEDDPIMSESCYPIKESRKNKHISLEITKYGGHVGYANLFKDHYWLEERIFEYIETINRK from the coding sequence TTGGATTATAAACCAAGTTTTTTATTTAAAAACAAACATATTAATACATGTTTTCCAACTATTTTTAGAAATATAGAAGTAGAATATAGAAGAGAAAGAATAAATACTCCAGATTTAGATTTTTTAGATATAGATTGGATAAAAAATGGAAATAATAAGGTAATTGTCCTTTGTCATGGATTAGAAGGAAGTTCTAAAAGTAAATATATACAAGGTATGGCTAAATATTTTTCAGAAAGAGGTTGGGATATTTTAGCTATGAATTATCGTGGGTGTAGTGGAGAGATTAATAAAAAAATAAAATTTTATAATATGGGACAAATTGAAGATCTTGAAGAAGTTTTAAAAAAAACTTCCGATTATAAAAAAGTTGTTTTGGCAGGTTTTAGTCTAGGTGGAGGATTAATTCTAAATTTTTTAGGAAAAAATAAAATAATTCCTAAAAATCTTCTTTGTGCTATAGCTGTTTCATCTCCTTGTGATCCTTTTGGTAGTGCACAAACATTTTTAAGAAAAGAAAATAAAATTTATAATAACTATTTTATGAAAAAATTAAAGAGAAAAATCAAAGAAAAATCTATTATTTATCCTGGTAAAATTAATATAGATAGAGTTTTAAGTTCTAAAACTATTGAAGAGTTTGATAATTTTTTTACAGCCCCTCAATATGGATATAGAGATGCTTTAGATTATTATGAAAAAGTTAGCCCTAAGAAAGCTATTCCTTTTATCAAAATTCCCACTTTAATTTTAATGGCTGAAGATGATCCTATAATGTCAGAAAGTTGTTATCCTATAAAAGAATCTAGAAAGAATAAACATATCTCTCTTGAAATAACTAAATATGGAGGACATGTGGGATATGCTAATCTTTTTAAAGATCACTATTGGTTAGAAGAAAGAATTTTTGAGTATATAGAAACTATAAATAGAAAATAA
- a CDS encoding M20 family metallopeptidase: protein MNLDFLLEDVIRNRRELHKIPETALNEFKTQKYLKEYLISIGLNPQEICETGLYVYIEGKDKENCIAFRSDIDALNIMEENQIDFVSQNKGQMHACGHDGHMATLLGFAKYLTTIQPLEKSVLLIFQPAEEAPGRAKEICESGLLKKYSVKEIYGMHLFPELPEGTLGCRAGAFFAQPTCIYGKIIGKSGHGAMPHKGVDALQAFTKVVDAYQTIISRNFSPFETTALTIGKFQGGSAFNILPETVEFWGTLRTFSQENTDYALKRIKEIHRGIEVAYNVKIEENLEVMYPPVINDEKLYKKFLESMKDMTCVEYEPLAIAEDFAYYQQEVPGLFILLGTRNEEKGYIQGLHNCRFNFDEKALLKGIEMFAKIYHNFK from the coding sequence ATGAACTTAGATTTTTTATTAGAAGATGTTATAAGGAATAGAAGAGAATTACACAAAATACCTGAAACAGCTTTAAATGAGTTTAAAACTCAAAAATATTTGAAAGAGTATCTTATTTCCATTGGATTAAATCCACAAGAAATATGTGAAACAGGACTTTATGTGTATATTGAAGGAAAGGATAAAGAGAATTGTATAGCTTTTCGTTCAGATATAGATGCATTGAATATAATGGAAGAAAATCAAATTGATTTTGTTTCTCAAAATAAAGGACAAATGCATGCTTGTGGGCATGATGGACATATGGCTACACTTTTAGGCTTTGCTAAATATTTAACAACTATTCAACCTCTTGAAAAAAGTGTACTTTTAATATTTCAACCAGCTGAAGAAGCTCCTGGAAGAGCAAAGGAGATATGTGAATCTGGATTATTAAAAAAATATTCAGTTAAAGAAATTTATGGAATGCACCTTTTTCCAGAACTTCCAGAAGGAACTTTAGGATGTAGAGCTGGAGCTTTTTTTGCTCAACCAACTTGCATATATGGAAAAATTATAGGAAAAAGTGGTCATGGAGCTATGCCTCATAAAGGTGTAGATGCTTTACAAGCTTTTACTAAGGTTGTTGATGCTTATCAAACAATAATTTCAAGAAATTTTTCTCCATTTGAAACAACAGCTCTTACTATAGGAAAATTTCAAGGAGGAAGTGCTTTTAATATCTTACCTGAAACAGTTGAATTTTGGGGAACTCTTAGAACTTTTTCTCAAGAAAATACAGATTATGCTTTAAAGAGAATAAAAGAAATACATAGAGGAATAGAGGTAGCTTATAATGTAAAAATTGAAGAAAATCTTGAAGTTATGTATCCTCCAGTAATTAATGATGAAAAATTATATAAGAAATTTTTAGAGAGTATGAAGGATATGACTTGTGTTGAGTATGAGCCTCTAGCAATAGCTGAAGATTTTGCTTATTATCAACAAGAGGTGCCAGGACTATTTATTTTATTAGGAACAAGAAATGAGGAAAAAGGATATATTCAAGGACTTCATAATTGTAGATTTAATTTTGATGAAAAAGCTTTATTAAAAGGTATAGAGATGTTTGCAAAAATATATCATAATTTTAAATAA
- a CDS encoding SoxR reducing system RseC family protein: protein MLNKGIVKKIDGNKIVVKLYKDTACSHCSGCSGESKYGKDFEFTTDMKAEIGDTVTFEISAGKVIKAASIAYVFPAVAMIAGYFLGEKLLGLTENQSIITCFVALILSFVVLFFYDKFVVKKRKNSEIEIISIEKEDNSKMIDSCKNKNAW, encoded by the coding sequence ATGTTAAACAAGGGTATAGTTAAAAAAATTGATGGGAACAAAATTGTTGTAAAACTTTATAAAGATACAGCTTGTTCACACTGCAGTGGATGTAGTGGAGAAAGTAAATATGGAAAAGATTTTGAGTTTACAACAGATATGAAAGCTGAAATAGGAGATACTGTTACCTTTGAAATATCTGCTGGAAAAGTTATAAAAGCAGCATCAATTGCTTATGTTTTTCCTGCTGTAGCAATGATAGCTGGATATTTTCTTGGAGAAAAGCTACTTGGACTTACAGAGAATCAAAGTATAATAACTTGTTTTGTTGCTTTAATTTTATCTTTTGTAGTTTTATTTTTCTATGATAAATTTGTTGTAAAGAAAAGAAAAAACTCTGAAATAGAGATAATCTCAATTGAAAAAGAGGATAATTCTAAGATGATAGATAGTTGTAAGAATAAAAATGCTTGGTAA
- a CDS encoding epoxyqueuosine reductase QueH: protein MKQNYDLIMEQEIKKITREGRKPTLLLHSCCAPCSCAVIEYLLQYFEITIFFYNPNITFEDEYKIRLEEQKDYLKKRGYNIEVIEGNYNSKEDFFEKVKGLEKAKEGGERCFKCYNLRLEETALKAKELGFEYFSSVLSISPLKNAQWINEIGNSLAEKYQIKFLNGDFKKKSRYLQSVNISKEFNLYRQDYCGCVFSKMEREEKKMLG from the coding sequence TTGAAACAAAATTATGATTTAATTATGGAACAGGAAATAAAAAAAATAACTAGAGAAGGAAGAAAACCTACTCTTCTCCTTCACTCTTGTTGTGCTCCTTGTAGTTGTGCTGTAATAGAGTATCTCTTACAATATTTTGAAATCACTATATTTTTTTATAATCCTAATATAACCTTTGAAGATGAGTATAAAATAAGGTTAGAGGAACAAAAAGATTACTTAAAAAAAAGAGGATATAATATAGAAGTTATTGAAGGAAACTATAATTCTAAAGAAGATTTTTTTGAAAAAGTTAAAGGTTTAGAAAAAGCTAAAGAGGGAGGAGAAAGATGTTTTAAATGTTATAATTTACGTTTAGAAGAAACTGCTCTTAAAGCTAAAGAACTAGGATTTGAATATTTTTCCTCTGTTCTTAGTATAAGTCCTCTTAAAAATGCTCAATGGATAAATGAAATTGGAAACTCTTTAGCAGAAAAATATCAAATAAAATTCTTAAATGGAGATTTTAAAAAGAAAAGCAGATACTTGCAATCTGTTAATATATCTAAAGAATTTAATCTATATAGACAAGATTATTGTGGTTGTGTATTTTCAAAAATGGAAAGAGAAGAGAAAAAAATGCTTGGTTAA